The Nitrobacter hamburgensis X14 genome contains the following window.
GATTTCGCCGGGGTGTATGGGGGGCCGTGCCATGGCTCTTGCCTCCTTCAATGATAGTCCACGATTTCGACCTGCGACGGCCCGGCAGCGCCTTGCGGCCATTCAAAGCAAATCCGCCATTGTGCATTGATGCGGATGCAGAACTGGCCGCGCCTGTCGCCGCGCAACGCCTCAAGACGGTTGCTGGGCAAGCCCCGCAGATCGTCCAGGCTGGTCGCGGCATCGAGGATTTCAAGGCGCTTCCACGCCTGCCGGTCGAACCCCTGAAACTCCCGGACCAACGTGCCGGCAGCGAAGGCTTGGGTCCGTTTGTCGCGGTAGTTCAGAATCATGCCTTCAGGATAGCAGATAAATACGATTTACGTCAAACGTACATTTCTAATCAAGATTATGGAAATCAGCCTCGCCCCGGCAGGCCAACCGGCGTTCGCCGCTGGCGGACGCCGATTTTTCCGTGCCAATCGTCCACGCTCGCGATAGCGAGGAAAAGCTCTGTCAGATAGAGCGGCACGGCGCAGGCGGCGGTTCCCGACTGCGCCGTGTTCTATTCGGGTAGCTGGCCGCTGCTCACGCGGCGGCTTCCATCGCCTGCGGCTGCAAGCCGGCGAGATAGTCGGCGGCGCGCTGCGCATGAGCGGCGGCGGCGAAGATCGCCCGCCTGTCGTCCTTCAAGACCTTGAGCCATGAGCCGATATAGGCGGCATGTTCTTCGCGC
Protein-coding sequences here:
- a CDS encoding type II toxin-antitoxin system RelE/ParE family toxin translates to MILNYRDKRTQAFAAGTLVREFQGFDRQAWKRLEILDAATSLDDLRGLPSNRLEALRGDRRGQFCIRINAQWRICFEWPQGAAGPSQVEIVDYH